DNA sequence from the Tepidibacillus fermentans genome:
CTTGTTACGATCTTTTTCGTAAATGTACTTTTTCTTCCTACTCCGTCTGTCTGCGTAACCCCGATAAAATTCTTTAAATCATATAAAAGGGTATTCATTGACCGATAATCGTCACGTTGCCATTCTAAGATCTGTTTTTTCTGCGTTAACTTGTCTAAAGGAATTCTTTCTGCGGTCATTAGTTTCGCTACAAGACTATCAATATCCATTCCCGAGGCTAAACCGCCAATACGCAAACTCATCTCAATCACCACCTATTAAATTCGATGATCTACAATTAAACCGATCTGTTCCATTATGTTAGCATACATATCTAAGAATTTCTTTGGAGGTATTTCTTTAATCACTTCTTTTGTATTCTCGTCAATGATTTGAACGTAATACTCATGTAATTTATCATGTAATTGAAACTTTATAGAAGTTTGGGATGACTTTAAAAATTGGTTGACACTTTCAATTTCTTTCTCTAATTGTTCCTTTGAAATTGTATTTGGAGTTTCTTCTATTTTGGCTTCTTCTTTATTACCCTTTAGTAGTTTCTTATCTGGTATAAAAGTGTTTTCCTG
Encoded proteins:
- the flaG gene encoding flagellar protein FlaG, which gives rise to MGIEGVLNTKQIRPIERVQENTFIPDKKLLKGNKEEAKIEETPNTISKEQLEKEIESVNQFLKSSQTSIKFQLHDKLHEYYVQIIDENTKEVIKEIPPKKFLDMYANIMEQIGLIVDHRI